From Humibacter ginsenosidimutans, a single genomic window includes:
- the sigJ gene encoding RNA polymerase sigma factor SigJ, with protein sequence MTEHPQAGSVPGPHHHDRDERDERGDHDARRDADADERVAAERPALLGLAYRLLGSLADAEDVVQEAFGRWYAMTPEQRGEIRSPGAWLSTVASRICLDLLGSARRRRERYVGEWIPEPVPDAVGWATSTAGAAASTPSDPAERVTLDESITMAFLVVLEAMSPAERVSFVLHDVFGYSFAEIAEIVGRTPAACRQLAYSARRRLSAPREQHGSDSRAQDEVVADLRRAWERKDIGALIGILDPSVVLVADGGGRVNAALHPMVGAEEVARYFVAIAQLAPDLTIEERTVNGRPGLLALQNGEVAAVAALEIVHGRVTNVWAMRNPDKLRAWTGM encoded by the coding sequence ATGACCGAACACCCGCAGGCCGGGTCCGTTCCCGGGCCGCACCACCACGATCGTGACGAACGTGATGAGCGCGGCGACCACGACGCGCGCCGCGACGCAGACGCCGACGAGCGGGTCGCCGCCGAGCGTCCGGCCCTGCTGGGCCTCGCCTACCGCCTGCTCGGCTCGCTCGCCGACGCCGAAGACGTGGTGCAGGAGGCGTTCGGCCGCTGGTACGCGATGACGCCGGAGCAACGCGGCGAGATCCGCTCCCCCGGCGCCTGGCTCAGCACAGTCGCCAGCCGCATCTGCCTCGACCTGCTGGGCTCGGCGCGCCGGCGCCGCGAACGGTACGTGGGCGAGTGGATTCCCGAGCCGGTTCCGGATGCCGTGGGCTGGGCGACCTCGACCGCCGGCGCCGCGGCATCCACCCCTTCCGACCCCGCAGAGCGCGTGACCCTCGACGAGTCGATCACCATGGCGTTCCTCGTCGTGCTCGAGGCGATGAGCCCGGCCGAGCGCGTCTCGTTCGTGCTGCACGACGTGTTCGGCTACTCGTTCGCCGAGATCGCCGAGATCGTGGGGCGCACCCCGGCGGCGTGCCGACAGCTGGCGTACTCGGCGCGACGACGGCTGAGCGCACCGCGTGAGCAGCACGGCTCAGACTCTCGGGCTCAGGACGAGGTCGTCGCAGACCTCAGGCGAGCATGGGAGCGCAAGGACATCGGCGCACTGATCGGCATCCTCGATCCGAGCGTGGTGCTCGTCGCCGACGGCGGCGGCAGGGTCAACGCCGCGCTGCACCCGATGGTGGGCGCCGAGGAGGTCGCCCGCTACTTCGTGGCCATCGCCCAGTTGGCGCCCGACCTCACGATCGAGGAGCGCACGGTGAACGGTCGACCCGGTCTCCTCGCGCTGCAGAACGGCGAAGTGGCGGCGGTGGCGGCGCTGGAGATCGTGCACGGCCGTGTGACCAACGTCTGGGCGATGCGCAATCCCGACAAGCTGCGTGCCTGGACGGGCATGTGA
- a CDS encoding sensor histidine kinase, which translates to MTRTVEERDRMLAVASSTMGILASAVAAVCTVLPGALPEIESTVSVLALCLLIITACVAVQRRTSPIPIMVTLATSVIAIGVVWFSGGTSGSAATAIIIMLDVTSASTAFLLGADARRRVILGIGFVVVVAVTVPTVLSVHGPLPTVLFATVGSWAFCTGIAVWVARVVPQTVERIEGMSDAYRTERQASEYEARRRQSARLLHDTVLATLTLLAHSGRGVGERALRAQAADDAALLRELRMGYTPDPQASGDYNLRQVQESTLGNTLETVKQRFERMGLDVAWHGTGHVLLPADTLDAFLLALAECLENVRRHSGESEAHVTITDDDVTVRAMVTDSGVGFDVSDVSPGRLGFTESIVARMRDVGGNARLFSAPGSGTTVVLEVPKE; encoded by the coding sequence ATGACGCGCACCGTCGAAGAACGCGACCGCATGCTCGCGGTGGCGTCGAGCACGATGGGCATCCTCGCGTCGGCGGTGGCCGCGGTCTGCACCGTGCTGCCAGGTGCGCTTCCCGAGATCGAATCGACCGTGAGCGTGCTGGCGCTCTGCCTCCTCATCATCACGGCCTGCGTCGCCGTTCAGCGGCGCACGTCCCCGATCCCGATCATGGTCACGCTCGCCACCTCGGTGATCGCCATCGGCGTCGTCTGGTTCAGCGGGGGCACGAGCGGCTCAGCAGCCACCGCCATCATCATCATGCTCGACGTCACATCGGCCAGCACCGCGTTCCTCCTGGGAGCGGATGCCCGGCGCCGCGTCATTCTCGGCATCGGATTCGTCGTGGTCGTCGCCGTCACCGTGCCGACCGTGCTGTCGGTGCACGGCCCCCTGCCGACCGTGCTCTTCGCCACCGTGGGCAGCTGGGCGTTCTGCACGGGCATCGCCGTGTGGGTGGCACGCGTCGTGCCGCAGACCGTCGAACGCATCGAGGGCATGAGTGACGCCTACCGCACCGAGCGCCAGGCGAGCGAGTACGAGGCACGGCGCAGGCAGAGCGCCCGTCTGCTGCACGACACCGTGCTCGCCACCCTCACGCTGCTCGCCCACTCCGGCCGCGGAGTCGGCGAGCGTGCGCTGCGAGCGCAGGCCGCCGACGACGCCGCGCTGCTGCGCGAGCTGCGCATGGGGTACACGCCCGACCCGCAGGCCTCCGGCGACTACAACCTGCGTCAGGTGCAGGAGTCCACGCTCGGCAACACGCTCGAGACGGTCAAGCAACGGTTCGAGCGCATGGGCCTCGACGTCGCCTGGCACGGCACCGGGCACGTGCTGCTGCCCGCCGACACCCTCGACGCGTTCCTGCTCGCGCTCGCCGAGTGCCTCGAGAACGTGCGCAGGCACTCCGGCGAGTCCGAGGCGCACGTCACGATCACCGATGACGACGTGACGGTGCGCGCGATGGTGACCGACTCCGGAGTCGGGTTCGACGTGAGCGACGTCTCGCCGGGCCGCCTGGGCTTCACCGAGTCGATCGTCGCGCGCATGCGCGACGTGGGCGGCAACGCCCGCCTGTTCAGCGCGCCTGGATCCGGTACCACCGTCGTGCTGGAGGTACCCAAGGAATGA